TCGAGTACATCAAcattagtgtttttctttttactgacaTGCTTAACCAACCAGGAAATCCTTTTGGTAGCCATGCTTAGTAAATGAAATATTACCAATCAACTTTCCAGTATTGATTATAATAACACCACACAGGCAATTATAAGcatgatagccattctgacagggaTGAAGTGAAATTTCAATACAGTTTTTTTCCCAAgtgagagatttatttttgacATCAATTGCAAATAAGACAATTGATTGTGAAATCATAGAATGAAATCTGAAATGGAGTATTCAGATTCCTGGAAGCCACAATAATAGGTGACCTGGCAAGATAGACCATTGGGTATAATAATGACATAAATGTTATGAGTGTAACCAACTGCTTCATGGTGGGATTTAAGACCCATTCCATAGGCTGAAATCCATGGCTGGAAGCTCAGAGCCATTAGGGGAaacttactactattattttgttaaatgaacaCAGtctcaaactgccttctaaatatatatctttatacACACAGAGGAATGAAACTCTTAGTCTCCAGCAGAGAAGTGAAGTAGACAGTAGTTAATAAAATTAGTCAAAGTGCAGAGAGCAAGTGTTTGTGGACTGCTCAGCCATATACAGAACACCTAATATCAGACCCTCATATACGAGGCTCGTggaacatcacagaaaagggagagaatagAATGTAAGAGCCATAGGGTCAAAGAAGACTGGGGAAAAGATCTTCTAGACAGGATGGGACAGTTGGACTCATGAACATCtgtacaagacctgcacaaaCAGCAGAGATGAAGGAAGAGCCACAAGCTCCTACTGCTAACTGAGGAGATATTGACAGTTGAGCGCTGGTAGGGGGAGAACAGTCAACTTCTAAGGATGTAGCAGGTTGACCATACTCTAGTGCATGGTCCTATGTTTATGTACCTATGGGCCACAGTAATTAAACTCAGTGCACTGTAAATaagaaaagaggtcatgaatttgggagagagagaagagtttgaTGAGAGAGATGGAAtccaggaggagctggaggcatTGGGTGTAAGAGGACCAAAACAcgtcatatatgaaattctcaaggaataaacaaaagtatgtatattttatggcttacatttctttttaaaaatttatttattttaattttatgtgcattggtgttttgcctgcatgtatgtctgtacgagggtgtcggatcttggagttatagacagttgtgagctgccatgtaggtgctgggaactgaacctgggtcctttggaagggcagtcagtgctcttaaccgctgggccatctctccagccccaacatttcttttttttttaatcactagttcttttttttatggTGAAAAAAGTGTGTGTTTAGAATTAGAATTAGTTAGCTGGACTCAGTTTAGATGATCCCAATCTTGTTGGCAACATCCAGAGCATCATAATTAGGAGCCAGCCGAGCACCCGCCTTCTTCTCTCCGCCAGGCCGTATCAGGGCATTGGCTTTGGCCACATCAATGGCATAGAGTTTCTTCACAGCCTGTTTGAGCTGGTGCTTGTTAGCCTTGACATCCACAGTGAACACTACTGTGTTGTTATCTCctattttcttcatggctgacttGGTGCTCAGGGGGAATTTGATGACGGCATCGTGGTCAAGCTTGTTTCTCCTGGGCTGCCTCTGGAGATGCAGGGACTTGGGCCGCCGGAAGGTGGGTGACGTGcggatcttcttcttcttcttcttcttcttcttcttcttcttcttcttcttcttcttcttcttcttcttcttcttcttcttgtggctGTGGACGCCTATTCAGCACTGCCTTCTTAGCTTTCAAGGCCTTCGCTTTGGCTTCGGCTTTGGGAGAGGCAGGAGCTTCCTTTTTCGCTTTCAGTGCCATCTTGGTGAAAAAGCTAtcactggttctttgagaagtcCCCGCAGTGTTTTGATCCTATTCGTTCCCCAATTCTCCTCCATCCACAGTCCTTCCTCACCCACCCAGACTTATGTCCATTAAACAAACTATTTccctaaatttttctttatagaagtttcaatttttttttaatcaattcttTGAAGTCTCAGGGTCTTGTCTTTAGCCTACCAATACAGCTTCGAGTTGCATTTACTTTATGGctctaaagatgttgaacataaTTTCATGGATTTAttgaccatttgtatttctttttgggAAATGTTGGTTCAGTTAATTTGCCATTTTTAAACATTGGCTTGCTTGTTCTTTCGGTGTTtcattcttgagttctttactcTGGTTATCTGTCTCTTCACTCTGTTAACTGATTCCTTCACTATAAGCAGCACTTTAAATTGATGCCATCAAGTCTATCGATTATCACTATGATTTCTAGTGTGCTTAGAGATCTATTCAGGATGCTATGGCCAATGTGTCTTAACATGAGCCGAGCACAGGGCATTGCTTACAAGAACGCTGACAAAACAAAGACAGTGGTACTCCTAAAAGCCCACCCGCCACCTGGGTGACAAGTCACAAAACCCAGACTCTCAAAGTTCGCTGCATGGCTTACAGACAGCCCAACAGGTCAAAGAGTCTCTCAAGCAGCTCCCACTGGTCTGATTAAAAGCCTTTTTAGTTTATATAACTTTGATGATGGAAGGGGTTTTGCATATGGCTGGTTTTAGGGACTTCCTTAGTGGCCCTCCCTCTAGAACTTCATGACTCTTCTGAAGCTTCTCTCCAGAACGGAGTCTTTCAACTTAACTCACAGAAAGCCACTTCACCATGGTCTCACCTCCCAGGACAGCAATGTGTACCATTAAGGCTCCATGCCACCTGTTTGACACCACATTTGTCATGGAGCAGGGCACTCCACCCTCAGACCTGGTCCTCTTCTTAGTAATCATCAGGTATAATGACAGGTGCACATCCTTGGTGATGGTGTCTGACTGGGGACCTCCATGGAAGAGCATCTGTTTATCTGATCCATGCCATAGTTGGGTATGGCCTTTCTTTGTACGAGCATGGATAACCTCAGGGCCTCTGTGGTAAGGACCTGTGGTTAGGTATAGCATTATATTGCGTGTCAGTCTGTCTTGTGTCCTGGGACCTGAGCTCTTGGCTGCTGTGACTGTAAGGAGACACAGGAAATGTAAAGTTTCTTCAAGGGGTCTCAGTTTATTGCTTTAGATCTGCTCTTAGGGCTGTACTTATAGAAACCCCCAAACCACAAGTCAGCCCCATAAAGCTACTGGTTCaacctgtttctttattttcttcctttctatctatttatctttctttctcttttggtttggttttttgagacagggtttctctgtgtagccttggatgccctggaacttgctctgtagatcaggctggccttgaactcacagaaatcctcctgcctctgcctcctgagtgctgggattaaaggtgtgcgccaccaccgcagtttcttattaacaacaacaacaacaactcaaagTAAAAAacatcaagacaaaacaaaaaaatcaaatgtaaatcTTGGCACCAGGGAGCTAGGGTGGGGAATGGACGACTTCCCACTTCCCTCTGGCTAAGCCCACAGGGGTGACTTCAGCTGACTTCCAGCCCAAGGCTCCTGGCATCCTTCTGGCAGCTTATTCTTGTTGAGGTGTTATGTCTCCACACCATCATGGCCCCGTAGTTTTCCCTGCTGCCCCATCACTGCACCCACTCATAGGATGGGGGTCTCAAAATCCCATGATAAGTAGCAGCTATGCAGAATTATACACAAAACACACCCATTTCCTTGCAGAGACTTTTTCCCTACTTTGTCTTCAGTGGAACACTGAGAGAGCCTGGACTGAATAGAGCAAGTCACGCCGTGAGTGTGACCCCGTGTTCTGGAGCAGCGAGCGCCTCTTGCTTGAAGGGGTGACTTCTTCCACTTCCCCGTGGACTCCCTTCTTGGGAGGCTTACCTGGTCTTGCAGTGAGTGACCTTGTAGGACTCTTGAGCTTCCCCACCCTTCTGCTCAGGACCCTGTGGAGCTCTACTTCATTTGCTCCCTGTATCACACAGTCTGTGTTCTTTAGGAACTGTGAGAGCTCCCTTTCTGTAAAACTTCCCCAGCCAactcctcctctgcccctcctccacgTGGCCAGGACAGACTGTGGTCATTTGCCCAGCCTGTCTAACACTTTACAGAAGTGTCTGATGGAGAATGGCCCAGCAAGCCACAAGGGCTCTGGCCAGCAGAGACTCTGCTGGTATCGGATGTGGGCTCTTGTGTAAGTGACTGTCCAAGGAGACTGTAGAGCTCGGGCTGCTGTGGCTGAGCCCGAGCCTGACTTTGTAAATACTTTCTCTCAGCCAGCCCATCTGAGCTCCAGCCTGTGTAGAAGGCCCTTTATGCTGATCTGATGGGAGCCGTAACGGATGTAGCATTCTGCCACAGCTAACAGCAAGATTGGAATTTGAGGAGACGCAGAGACAAATTACCTCTGAATTTTCTTGCAGCCGTAAAAGCTTTTTACTGTATAGTAATTTTCCATTTCTGCTGCAGGCATATTTGCATATTGCTTAACAATTTATCTCCTGTCATTTGTCAGATATTATCCATCTCCCGTTAATAAGCTAAGACAGGTTGTATTAAGACTTTGCAGGCTCACCTCAGCAGTcctgctgccctgcccccaggCCGTCTTATAGGGAGAGTGGACTGAGATACCTGACTGTGTCAGAGGCCCTGTCCTCAGCACCTTCCACTTTGGTCCCCATGTGGACAAGAGAGGAGTATGCAGTGCCCTGCCATGGCTGTGTCCCTGCCATCTTCTGAGGCACCAGTATTCCTGCTCTCCTTTGGTGAGGAGTCTGGAATTTACCCCTGGCTCTGGCTTCCCAGAGGATGGTTCTTATTCCTTTTTCTCCTTGGAACTCAAGTTTCTCCACTTCTAGAACAGGCATCCTAAACAAAGGTTCATTAACTGACCActatatttgtatgtacatgcatactcaaacacacacacacacacaccacagactaccacatcacacaaacacacacacagtatacacacatacacagcacacacacagcacacacatacacaacatatacacatacatatacacaccacagacaataccacaccacacatacacacacagtacacacatatacacacacatacatacataggacacacatacacacacatacatacacagcacacacacatacacaacatatacacatgcaaatacacaccacagacaataccacaccacacatacacacacaacacacacacacatacatacacagcacacacacatacacacactttcacatatatatatgtgcacacacatacataacctTTCCCTCAAACCAAGGTTTCCATGGAACCCGTCTGTAGAACAGGTAAAGGGTGGAGTTGGCATATAACTAGAGGATGGGGCCCACATTCCTGTCTGTTAACATGGGCCCCAGTGCTCTGCTATGCAGAGAGGCCCAAAGGCACTTCTTGGACACTCACGACCCTAGGAGCAGAGTAGATATGTGCCTGGCAGAATgttctttctcctgcctcctgccctgacACCTGAAGCTTTGGGGTATCGTTGCATTTGCTCAGACTCCCTGCTGGGCTGGCCTTGTGTTCAGGCCCGGAGCAGTAGCACTTCTCAGTTTTTAATTAAGACCTGGGATTATGCTTACTTCAAGGTCCTGGACTGGTAGTAGGTTCTGTGGGCCATTGGTAGACAGAtcttgagaggaaagaaaaacgGTTTGAAGCGGGATGTGTGATTAGATTTGCATAATTGAATTGAAATAGAATTAGAGGGTCGTGTGTTTACACAGCAATGCCTAAAATTGGATTGCAGTGATGGGCGCTCAGTACTAAAATGGGCTCCTTAGGGACACATGAGTATCTGCTTCCCAGAatgtgtaagagccagagagaagcTGGGCTGGGGGCTGGTGTCTTGGAGTGCCTGTAACTGGGGCAGAATGGTATTGGTGACGACGTTGTGCTTACTCGGTGCTTCCGGAAGCCAGATGACATGCCATGTGGCTGACATAGATTTCCTTAGGGGATCCTCAGAGCACTTGAGCCCAGGCAGGGATCCCACGAAACATGTTCTCTTAGCTTCTTGTTGTGGGTCTGAGTGGGGTGTGTCCACTCTCCTTAAACTGAGAAAAGCATGCCAACAAGTTCTACTGTGAGTATGCCAAGGAAGCATGTGCTTTCTGTGTACCTGTGGCCATTCCCAACTGAAAGTTTGCCTTGTGCTGTTAACACGTGACAATCAGAGGACCATGGGTAAGGAGACTAAGCATCTGTGACAAGTGGTGACAGACTATCATAGACTGCTAAGATGCGTCCTCTATGGATAAATGTTCTGCCCAGCAAGGCCAGTGTGTGCTTAGCCACTGGAGAACCAGAAActtccttgtgtgtgtatgtgcgtgtgtgtgtgtgtgtgtgtgtgtgtgtgtgtgtgtgtgtgtgtaatgagatCTTATCTGGGTTTTTGCACTCAATGTGGAGTGTCAACCAGGCCAAATCTTGACAGTCTTAATAGAGACACTGACATTTCTCGTTCACACAGAGTATGCTTAGGATCCATGTGTGTGCGAAGCAGCAGAGGGACCCATCCTTCTCATGGCTATGAGAAGTTCCACTCTTTCATCTCTCTGATAATTGTCAGTTCCCAAGAGAGTAAAGAATCCAGTAGAATTTGCAAATGAAGCCTGGGAGTGATGTCTTCCTGAGTAGAGAGTTGGATCCTCCCCACCCGCCTCGCTAGTCTACTTTTCTTGTGCTTACAAAGCCTGAGGAATAGGTAAGGGCCTCATACTTggccagcaagcactgtaccaaccaCGCTGCCTTTGCAGCCCATGGCATGACTCTCTTATATGCAATGACCTGGTGCCCAGTGATTTTATGGCCTGGAGAGACTGCCTGTTCACTGGGACAGCAGAAGGATGATATGAGATGATATAGTCATCTCCTGGTCATATGTTATGTGATTTTCCtccaggggtgggggtgctgaACGAACATCTGTTCACCCCAGATAGGACACTGAGGACAGACCAAAAGCAACAACTACACCCAGCCTGGCTCAGGGAACCAGACTTACAGGACTATGGGTGAAGGGCTTTTTCCATGAGCTTGGGTGACTCCAATACAGCTGCATCATCAGAAAGCTCAGTGTAGCATGCGTGAGGCTCCATGAAAGCTCCATTGGATAGCGTCTTCATTGCCTAGCAACTGTTTTTAACCTCTTATGCAACCTTAGGGAGGGACCTTTGATTTCAGGAACTTCTGGTGTCTTCTAAGACTGCGTTTTGTTTACTTCCCTAGTCTTAAtgagtctccttcctccttccaggaAGGGAATGTTTCATTTCAGAGGGCATTGCTACACAACACTGCCATATTGGCATTCTTGGGAGCTGGCAGATGGAGGTTTTATGGCAGAGTCTTTCCTCCATCCTGAAATACAGTTAGCTATCCTTGGCACAGCAGAGGACACTCCCACTCTATGTATTTGTGCGTTGGCCAATGGAACATTGGTCAGCAAGATGTGAGCATAAATAAACTTCTGGTCTGCTTCTTGGATGCAAGAACTTTCTTGCGTCATTTGATATGTGGGCTTAGAAGGCTCCCTAGGTAGCTTCTAAGCCTGCACAGGTGCTTCAGAATAAAGACCAAGGGAAAAAAGTGCACCCACCAAGACATGTGGAACATAGTCTAGAACAGTTGAACCCTAGCCCTATGAGCTAGACTTTAGCCAGCCTCCAGATCTGAGGAAGAAAGTGCTGCACAGGGCCCTAGAGATTTTGATTGTTGCATGGTACAAACTTCTGAGCCTCTATTTTCTCTGTAAATGAAATAAAGGTAATTGTCTTAGTCAAGGTTATCAtttctgtgaggaaacaccatgaccaaaagcaacttggggaggaaagggtttatttggcttacatgccCTATTATAGGCCACCATTCagggaaatcagagcaggaactcaaggcaggaacccagagacaggaacccagaggcaggaactgaaacagagaccatggagaagtgctgcttactggcttgctcttcatggcttgctcattctTTCACAGTGagggcccacctgcccaggagtgacaCCACACACAGTAGGCTgacccctcccacaccaatcatcaaGGAAGACAATGCTCTACAGACTTGCCTTCAGGCCAATTAGATggatgcattttctcaactggTGTTCCTGCTTCCCAGATGATGCTGGAGTGTGTC
The genomic region above belongs to Acomys russatus chromosome 25, mAcoRus1.1, whole genome shotgun sequence and contains:
- the LOC127207902 gene encoding 60S ribosomal protein L23a-like yields the protein MALKAKKEAPASPKAEAKAKALKAKKARQPRRNKLDHDAVIKFPLSTKSAMKKIGDNNTVVFTVDVKANKHQLKQAVKKLYAIDVAKANALIRPGGEKKAGARLAPNYDALDVANKIGII